Proteins from a single region of Candidatus Binatia bacterium:
- a CDS encoding alpha/beta hydrolase codes for MRLLLVAPNWIGDTRLAQPLLANAPEGDGHPVLVFPGLLASDASTRPLRRFLEGRGYAAYGWEQGTNRGPRAGVLDACRERIKAIRKRHKRKLSLIGWSLGGIYAREFAKELPGDVRSVITMGTPFTGHPKATNAWRLYELVTEHRIGAPAIHEPLRTPPSVPTTSIYSRTDGIVAWQCSVEKVTPLHENIEVEASHFGIGVNPLTWYAIADRLAQPEGGWKPFDRSGVRAWLYWDPKRKTWY; via the coding sequence ATGCGCCTGCTCCTCGTCGCCCCGAACTGGATCGGCGATACGCGGCTCGCGCAGCCGCTGCTCGCCAACGCGCCCGAGGGCGACGGCCATCCGGTGCTGGTGTTTCCGGGGTTGCTCGCCTCTGACGCGTCGACGCGGCCGCTGCGCCGGTTTCTCGAGGGCCGCGGCTACGCCGCTTACGGCTGGGAACAGGGTACGAACCGCGGCCCGCGCGCAGGCGTGCTCGACGCGTGCCGCGAACGGATCAAGGCGATCCGCAAGCGGCACAAGCGCAAACTGAGCCTGATCGGCTGGAGCCTCGGCGGCATCTACGCGCGCGAGTTCGCGAAGGAACTCCCGGGCGACGTGCGCTCGGTGATCACGATGGGCACGCCGTTCACCGGGCATCCGAAGGCGACCAACGCCTGGCGGCTGTACGAACTGGTCACCGAGCACCGCATCGGCGCGCCCGCGATCCACGAGCCGTTGCGCACGCCGCCGTCGGTGCCGACGACCTCGATCTACAGCCGCACCGACGGCATCGTCGCCTGGCAATGCAGCGTCGAGAAGGTCACGCCGCTGCACGAGAACATCGAGGTCGAGGCGAGCCATTTCGGCATCGGCGTCAACCCGCTGACCTGGTACGCGATCGCCGACAGGCTGGCGCAGCCCGAGGGCGGCTGGAAGCCCTTCGACCGCAGCGGCGTGCGCGCGTGGCTGTACTGGGATCCGAAGCGGAAGACGTGGTACTAG